In Pseudomonas nunensis, a single window of DNA contains:
- the modC gene encoding molybdenum ABC transporter ATP-binding protein, whose protein sequence is MIQTRLKLSYSGFALDVDLQMPGRGVTALFGHSGSGKTTCLRCIAGLEKADEGFIQINDEVWQDSSRKIFVPPHKRALGYVFQEASLFPHLSVLANLEFGLKRIPKQQRRVDMAHATELLGIGHLLGRHPQHLSGGERQRIGIARALLTSPKLLLMDEPLAALDSRRKNEILPYLQRLHDELDIPVLYVSHSQDEVARLADHIVLLSDGQALASGPIGETLARLDLPLALGDDAGVVIEGHVSAYDSAYQLLTLQLPNSGLSLRVPHSPMTEGQALRCKVQARDVSLSLHSVEQSSILNRLPVTVISELGADNAAHVLIRLDAGGTPLLARITRYSRDQLGIHPGQSLWAQIKAVAVLA, encoded by the coding sequence ATGATTCAAACCCGTCTGAAACTGAGTTACTCGGGGTTCGCCCTGGATGTGGACCTGCAAATGCCCGGTCGTGGCGTGACTGCTTTGTTCGGCCACTCCGGCTCGGGCAAGACCACTTGCCTGCGTTGTATTGCCGGATTGGAGAAAGCCGACGAAGGCTTTATCCAGATTAACGATGAAGTCTGGCAGGACAGCAGCCGGAAGATTTTCGTCCCGCCGCACAAACGTGCCCTCGGTTATGTGTTTCAAGAGGCCAGCTTGTTTCCGCATTTATCCGTGCTGGCTAACCTGGAATTCGGCCTCAAACGCATCCCGAAACAGCAGCGTCGGGTCGATATGGCCCACGCCACCGAACTGCTGGGCATCGGCCATTTGCTCGGCCGGCATCCGCAACACCTGTCCGGCGGCGAGCGCCAGCGCATCGGCATCGCCCGCGCGTTGCTCACCAGCCCGAAACTGCTGTTGATGGACGAACCGCTCGCGGCGCTGGATAGCCGGCGCAAAAACGAGATCCTGCCGTATCTGCAACGGCTGCACGATGAATTGGACATTCCAGTGCTGTACGTCAGCCATTCCCAGGATGAAGTGGCGCGACTGGCCGACCATATTGTGCTGCTCAGCGACGGCCAGGCTCTGGCCAGCGGCCCGATCGGCGAAACCCTGGCCCGGCTCGACCTGCCGCTGGCGCTGGGCGACGACGCTGGCGTGGTGATTGAAGGACACGTCAGCGCCTACGACAGCGCTTATCAACTGCTGACCCTGCAACTCCCGAATTCCGGCCTGAGTCTGCGCGTGCCCCATTCACCAATGACTGAAGGCCAGGCGCTGCGCTGCAAAGTGCAGGCGCGAGACGTCAGTTTGAGCCTGCACAGCGTCGAGCAAAGCAGCATCCTCAATCGCCTGCCGGTGACGGTGATCAGTGAGCTCGGCGCCGACAACGCCGCCCATGTGCTGATCCGACTCGACGCTGGCGGTACACCACTGCTGGCACGGATCACCCGCTATTCCCGGGATCAACTGGGCATTCATCCTGGCCAGTCACTCTGGGCGCAGATCAAAGCGGTAGCGGTGCTGGCCTGA
- the modB gene encoding molybdate ABC transporter permease subunit — protein sequence MTLTSADFSAIWLTLKLASLTTIILLVIGTPIALWLSRTRSWLRGPVGAIVALPLVLPPTVIGFYLLLALGPHGFVGQFTQSLGFGTLTFSFAGLVIGSVLYSMPFVVQPLQNAFSAIGTRPLEVAATLRANPWDTFFSVILPLARPGFITAAILGFAHTVGEFGVVLMIGGNIPDKTRVVSVQIYDHVEAMEYAQAHWLAGAMLVFSFLVLLALYSSRKTKAGWS from the coding sequence ATGACGCTGACGAGTGCCGATTTTTCCGCCATCTGGCTGACCCTGAAACTGGCGTCCCTGACGACCATCATTCTGTTGGTGATCGGCACTCCGATTGCGTTATGGCTGTCGCGCACCCGCTCCTGGCTGCGCGGCCCGGTCGGTGCGATTGTGGCCCTGCCGCTGGTGTTGCCGCCCACGGTGATTGGCTTCTATTTATTACTGGCGCTCGGGCCTCACGGCTTCGTCGGCCAGTTCACCCAATCACTGGGGTTCGGCACCCTCACCTTCAGTTTTGCGGGGTTGGTCATCGGCTCGGTGCTCTATTCGATGCCGTTCGTGGTGCAGCCGCTGCAAAACGCTTTTTCCGCCATCGGGACTCGCCCATTGGAAGTCGCCGCGACGTTGCGCGCCAATCCCTGGGACACGTTTTTCAGCGTGATCCTGCCCCTGGCCCGTCCCGGCTTCATCACCGCCGCGATTCTCGGCTTCGCGCATACGGTCGGCGAGTTCGGCGTGGTGCTGATGATCGGTGGCAACATCCCGGACAAGACCCGCGTGGTGTCGGTGCAGATCTACGATCACGTCGAAGCCATGGAATATGCCCAGGCCCACTGGCTGGCCGGGGCAATGTTGGTGTTCTCTTTCCTGGTGTTGCTGGCGCTCTACTCCAGCCGTAAAACCAAAGCGGGCTGGAGCTGA
- the modA gene encoding molybdate ABC transporter substrate-binding protein — translation MTIRASHFAPTCLASLLAVFAFGSAQADEVQVAVAANFTAPIQAIAADFEKDTGHKLVAAYGATGQFYTQIKNGAPFEVFLSADDTTPQKLETEGDTVKGSRFTYAIGTLALWSAKEGYVDAKGEVLKKNEYQHLSIANPKAAPYGLAATQVLAKEGLTDKVKDKIVEGQNITQAYQFVSTGNAELGFVALSQIYKDGKVTSGSAWIVPASLHDPIKQDAVILNKGKDNPAAKALVEYLKGPKAAAVIKSYGYQL, via the coding sequence ATGACCATTCGTGCCTCACATTTTGCCCCTACTTGCCTGGCGAGCCTGCTCGCTGTCTTCGCTTTCGGCTCGGCCCAGGCGGATGAAGTCCAGGTGGCTGTCGCCGCCAACTTCACCGCGCCGATCCAGGCGATCGCCGCTGATTTCGAAAAAGACACCGGGCATAAACTGGTAGCGGCCTATGGCGCGACCGGTCAGTTCTACACCCAGATCAAGAATGGCGCGCCGTTCGAAGTGTTCCTCTCGGCGGACGACACCACCCCGCAAAAACTCGAAACCGAAGGCGACACCGTCAAGGGCTCGCGCTTCACCTACGCCATCGGCACCCTGGCGCTGTGGTCGGCCAAGGAAGGTTATGTCGATGCCAAAGGCGAAGTACTGAAGAAAAACGAATACCAGCACCTGTCAATCGCCAACCCGAAAGCCGCACCGTATGGCTTGGCTGCGACCCAGGTACTGGCTAAAGAAGGCCTGACCGACAAGGTCAAGGACAAGATCGTTGAAGGCCAGAACATCACTCAGGCCTACCAGTTCGTTTCCACTGGCAACGCTGAATTGGGCTTCGTAGCCTTGTCGCAGATCTACAAAGACGGCAAAGTCACCAGCGGTTCGGCCTGGATCGTTCCGGCGAGCCTGCACGACCCGATCAAACAAGACGCGGTGATCCTCAATAAAGGCAAAGACAACCCGGCCGCCAAGGCGCTGGTTGAATACCTGAAAGGTCCGAAAGCCGCTGCAGTCATCAAGTCCTACGGTTACCAACTCTAA
- a CDS encoding NAD(P)H-dependent flavin oxidoreductase gives MSQWPDTRILDLLGIELPIIQAPMAGAHDSAMVIAASNAGGLGSLPAALLSIEQLREELKTIRQHSQRPFNVNFFCHQPPAPDEQKARDWKNLLEPYYRELGADFDAPTPVSNRAPFDETACALIEEFRPEVVSFHFGLPEKSLLDRVKATGAKILSSATTVDEAVWLEQRGCDAIIAMGYEAGGHRGMFLSNDLTSQVGTFALVPQIVDAVKVPVIAAGGITDARGIAAAFHLGASAVQVGTAYLFTPEAKISAAHHKALRTAKESETAVTNLFTGRPARGLLNRVMREIGPMSDKAPAFPLAGGALMPLRAKDPADFANLWAGQAFRLGVELPTAELTRRLAEEALAKLIRR, from the coding sequence ATGAGCCAATGGCCAGACACCCGCATTCTTGATCTGCTCGGGATCGAACTGCCGATCATCCAGGCGCCAATGGCTGGCGCCCACGATTCAGCCATGGTGATTGCGGCGAGTAACGCCGGCGGCCTGGGCTCATTGCCCGCCGCGCTGTTGAGCATCGAGCAGTTGCGCGAAGAGCTGAAAACCATCCGCCAGCACAGCCAGCGGCCGTTCAACGTCAATTTTTTCTGCCATCAACCGCCAGCACCCGACGAGCAAAAAGCCCGGGACTGGAAGAATCTGCTGGAGCCTTACTACCGTGAACTGGGCGCTGATTTCGACGCACCGACGCCGGTGTCCAATCGCGCGCCGTTCGACGAAACCGCTTGTGCCCTGATTGAAGAATTTCGCCCCGAGGTCGTGAGTTTCCACTTCGGCCTGCCGGAGAAATCCCTGCTGGATCGAGTGAAAGCTACCGGAGCGAAAATCCTGTCGTCGGCTACGACCGTTGATGAGGCGGTGTGGCTGGAGCAGCGCGGCTGCGACGCGATCATCGCCATGGGTTATGAGGCCGGTGGTCATCGCGGGATGTTTCTCAGTAATGATCTGACCAGCCAAGTGGGAACGTTCGCACTGGTGCCGCAAATCGTCGATGCCGTGAAAGTGCCGGTGATTGCTGCTGGCGGAATCACGGACGCGCGCGGGATTGCCGCCGCGTTCCATCTGGGCGCCTCGGCGGTGCAAGTGGGGACGGCATATTTGTTCACGCCGGAAGCCAAGATCAGCGCGGCGCACCACAAGGCCTTGCGCACCGCCAAGGAAAGCGAAACCGCGGTCACTAATCTCTTCACCGGGCGCCCGGCGCGGGGGTTGCTGAATCGGGTGATGCGAGAGATAGGGCCAATGAGCGATAAAGCCCCCGCCTTCCCTTTGGCTGGCGGTGCATTGATGCCGCTGCGAGCCAAGGATCCGGCGGATTTTGCCAACCTGTGGGCCGGGCAGGCATTCAGGTTGGGCGTTGAGTTGCCCACGGCGGAACTGACCCGGCGCCTGGCCGAAGAGGCTTTGGCCAAACTGATTCGCCGCTAA
- a CDS encoding autotransporter, with the protein MPYLRSFTVLLMLCLLAFSGAQAAQPQASKAPAAQAAASPTWPQVLTAGDTKLTIYQPQLDSWDGYTLQARAAVEATGADGKSTYGIVQFSAHTLVDKATRWVALDQYTLIKADFPSSAAQSDAWVAALKKDAANRKKTISLDQLEAAVGVLAAEQKSSSDPIENTPPSIITSDVPALLVYIDGEPAYRPVDGTALQRVINTRPLLLKDAQGKHYLHVFDGWMAADQLDGPYAPLPSPSADLEKAKKAAIQSRQVDLLTGQSDPKDKIPTLAKPPIPQIHVATTPTELIVTDGAPQWQPIQGTQLLYVTNTTGHIFKEIGDQDSYVLISGRWFKATDMKGPWTFASADKLPADFANIPDDSAKENVKASVAGTPQAREAAIAATIPQTSAIKKSQVKMTAPQFDGQPQLKAISGTPLQYVVNTPTPIIMVDAKSWYAVENGIWFNATSVQGPWSVATSVPAVIYSIPPSSPMHYITYVKVYEANGDTVVVGYTPGYQGSTVDPASGVVVYGTGYPYTPWVGTVWYGPPVTYGFGVAIRYTPWTGWTFGFGFGWSWGGSTVAMGWGWGAYPWWGNYGWGYAWGPHLYPAPMPWGGAAYGYHGGAVAWGPGGWAGSTGNIYRQWGDRASVSRYGAGYNAWTGNRWAGQVGSSYNSRTGIATAGQRGAVHNVYTGNYAAGRSGEIVGPGGAAIAGGKVTAGNVRNGTQVTANRGAVYNPNTDKTTQYGAIRGRNSGAAKVGDNVYAGHDGNVYKKTDDGWQSMVKGNATRVNPANNASCRISTANRRRALRAMNASTTITTPPRS; encoded by the coding sequence ATGCCTTACCTTCGCTCGTTTACCGTTTTGCTGATGCTCTGTTTGCTGGCGTTCAGTGGCGCCCAGGCTGCACAGCCCCAAGCATCGAAAGCCCCTGCGGCTCAAGCGGCAGCGAGCCCGACCTGGCCGCAAGTCCTGACCGCCGGTGATACCAAACTGACGATCTATCAGCCGCAACTCGACAGTTGGGACGGTTATACCCTTCAGGCCCGGGCGGCGGTCGAGGCCACCGGGGCCGATGGAAAATCCACTTATGGCATCGTCCAGTTCAGCGCCCATACCCTCGTGGATAAAGCCACGCGTTGGGTGGCGCTCGATCAATACACTCTGATCAAAGCAGATTTTCCGTCGAGTGCCGCGCAGTCCGACGCCTGGGTCGCCGCCCTGAAAAAAGACGCGGCGAACCGCAAGAAAACCATTTCCCTGGACCAGCTCGAAGCCGCCGTCGGCGTACTCGCGGCCGAGCAGAAATCCAGCAGCGACCCGATCGAAAACACCCCGCCGAGCATCATCACCTCCGATGTCCCAGCGCTGCTGGTGTACATCGATGGCGAGCCGGCTTACCGGCCGGTGGACGGCACAGCGCTGCAGCGGGTGATCAACACCCGGCCGTTGCTGCTGAAGGATGCCCAGGGCAAACATTACCTGCATGTGTTCGACGGCTGGATGGCCGCCGATCAGCTCGACGGCCCCTATGCACCGCTGCCCTCGCCGTCAGCCGATCTGGAAAAAGCCAAGAAAGCCGCGATCCAGAGTCGTCAGGTTGATTTGCTGACCGGCCAGAGTGATCCGAAGGACAAAATTCCTACACTGGCCAAGCCACCGATCCCACAGATCCATGTTGCAACGACGCCCACCGAGTTGATCGTCACCGATGGCGCGCCGCAATGGCAGCCGATCCAGGGCACTCAATTGCTCTACGTGACCAACACCACCGGGCACATCTTCAAGGAAATTGGCGACCAGGACAGCTATGTGCTGATCTCCGGGCGCTGGTTCAAAGCGACGGACATGAAAGGCCCGTGGACCTTCGCCTCGGCGGACAAATTGCCGGCCGACTTCGCCAACATCCCGGATGACAGTGCGAAAGAGAACGTCAAGGCTTCGGTGGCCGGGACGCCACAGGCTCGTGAAGCGGCGATTGCAGCGACGATCCCGCAGACCTCGGCCATCAAGAAAAGCCAAGTAAAAATGACCGCGCCGCAGTTCGACGGCCAACCGCAGCTCAAGGCTATCAGCGGTACGCCGCTGCAATACGTGGTGAACACTCCGACACCCATCATCATGGTCGATGCCAAGAGTTGGTATGCGGTGGAGAACGGTATCTGGTTCAACGCCACATCGGTCCAGGGCCCGTGGTCGGTCGCGACTTCGGTGCCGGCGGTGATTTACTCGATTCCGCCGAGCTCGCCGATGCACTACATCACCTACGTGAAAGTCTATGAGGCCAACGGCGATACGGTGGTCGTGGGGTATACGCCGGGGTATCAGGGTTCCACGGTGGACCCGGCCAGTGGCGTGGTGGTTTATGGCACCGGTTACCCGTATACGCCATGGGTCGGCACTGTCTGGTACGGCCCGCCAGTGACCTACGGTTTTGGCGTCGCGATTCGCTATACCCCGTGGACCGGCTGGACCTTCGGTTTCGGTTTTGGCTGGAGTTGGGGCGGCAGCACCGTGGCCATGGGCTGGGGCTGGGGCGCCTACCCTTGGTGGGGCAATTACGGTTGGGGTTACGCCTGGGGCCCGCACCTTTACCCGGCACCGATGCCGTGGGGTGGCGCGGCCTACGGTTATCACGGCGGTGCGGTGGCCTGGGGTCCTGGCGGCTGGGCGGGCAGCACCGGCAACATCTATCGTCAATGGGGTGATCGTGCTTCGGTCAGCCGTTACGGCGCGGGCTACAACGCCTGGACCGGCAACCGCTGGGCTGGTCAGGTCGGCTCTTCCTACAACTCGCGCACCGGTATCGCCACGGCCGGGCAGCGCGGCGCGGTGCACAACGTCTACACCGGCAACTACGCTGCCGGGCGCAGCGGCGAGATCGTCGGGCCTGGCGGCGCAGCGATTGCCGGTGGCAAAGTCACAGCGGGCAACGTGCGCAACGGCACTCAAGTCACCGCCAATCGCGGTGCGGTCTACAACCCCAACACCGACAAAACCACCCAGTACGGCGCCATTCGCGGACGCAACAGTGGCGCCGCGAAAGTGGGTGACAACGTCTACGCCGGGCATGACGGCAACGTCTACAAAAAGACCGACGACGGCTGGCAATCGATGGTCAAGGGCAACGCGACAAGGGTCAACCCGGCGAACAACGCCAGTTGCAGAATCTCAACCGCGAATCGGCGGCGCGCTCTTCGGGCAATGAACGCTTCAACAACTATCACAACTCCTCCCAGGTCATGA
- a CDS encoding MDR family oxidoreductase: protein MFKGILIDKDDSGYRATLQEINDDQLPEGDVTVRVAYSTLNFKDGLAITGSSPVVRKFPMVPGIDLAGSVEVSGNPDYKVGDLVVLNGWGVGEGHWGGLAQKARLNGDWLIPLPKAFTTAQAMAIGTAGYTAMLCILALEHNGVTPDQGEVLVTGANGGVGSFAITLLSKLGYRVVASTGRTSEHDYLKQLGASDIIDRATLSEPGKPLAKERWAAVIDSVGSHTLANACASTKANGTVAACGLAQGMDFPASVAPFILRGVTLAGINSVTQPKAKRVQAWNRLAEDLDFALLPLISHEIGLSEAIEAAPRLLAGQLRGRVVVDVNR, encoded by the coding sequence ATGTTCAAGGGCATTTTGATCGACAAAGACGACAGCGGTTACCGGGCCACACTGCAAGAGATCAATGACGATCAACTGCCCGAAGGCGATGTGACGGTGCGCGTGGCGTACAGCACGCTGAATTTCAAGGATGGCCTGGCGATCACCGGCAGCAGCCCGGTGGTGCGAAAATTCCCCATGGTGCCGGGGATCGATCTGGCAGGCAGCGTTGAAGTCAGCGGGAATCCGGACTACAAGGTCGGTGACCTTGTCGTACTTAATGGCTGGGGCGTGGGCGAAGGGCATTGGGGCGGACTGGCGCAGAAAGCACGGCTCAATGGCGACTGGCTGATTCCTCTGCCGAAGGCGTTCACCACGGCGCAAGCCATGGCCATCGGCACGGCCGGTTACACGGCGATGCTCTGCATCCTGGCGTTGGAACACAATGGCGTCACGCCGGATCAGGGCGAAGTGCTGGTGACCGGCGCCAACGGCGGGGTCGGCAGCTTTGCCATCACGCTGTTAAGCAAACTCGGCTACCGGGTGGTGGCGTCGACCGGACGCACCTCGGAGCACGACTACCTTAAACAGTTGGGCGCCAGCGATATCATCGACCGCGCCACGCTGTCCGAACCCGGCAAACCGTTGGCCAAGGAACGTTGGGCAGCGGTGATCGATTCGGTCGGCAGTCACACCCTGGCCAACGCCTGCGCCAGCACCAAGGCCAACGGCACGGTTGCAGCGTGTGGCCTGGCGCAAGGCATGGACTTTCCGGCGTCCGTTGCGCCGTTCATTTTGCGCGGCGTGACCCTCGCCGGAATCAATAGCGTGACTCAGCCGAAAGCCAAGCGCGTGCAGGCCTGGAATCGCCTCGCCGAGGATCTCGACTTTGCCTTGCTGCCGCTGATCAGCCACGAAATCGGCTTGAGCGAAGCCATCGAAGCCGCACCGCGCTTGCTCGCGGGTCAGCTACGGGGCAGGGTTGTCGTCGACGTCAATCGCTGA
- the ada gene encoding bifunctional DNA-binding transcriptional regulator/O6-methylguanine-DNA methyltransferase Ada, protein MTTPSTHIATENDPRWAAVVARDPKADGQFVYAVKTTGIYCRPSSLARLPKPQNVEFFDTAEQAQAAGYRPSKRAAKDQSAVAAQHAATVAAACRQIESAENLPALGELAEAAGLSSFHFHRVFKAVTGLTPKGYASAHRSRKVRERLSVGGSVTDALYGAGFNSNSRFYEAADQLLGMKPGDYRAEGQNNDIRFAVGQCSLGAILVAQSERGICAILLGDDPHQLVCDLQDKFRRANLIGADHGFEQLIAQVVGFIEAPAIGLDLPLDVRGTAFQERVWQALREIPAGATASYADIAQRIGSPKAVRAVAQACGANSLAVAIPCHRVVRSDGNLSGYRWGVERKRQLLERENQP, encoded by the coding sequence ATGACCACCCCTTCGACCCACATCGCGACCGAGAACGACCCACGCTGGGCCGCAGTAGTCGCCCGCGATCCCAAGGCTGACGGGCAGTTCGTCTACGCGGTGAAAACCACCGGCATCTATTGCCGCCCCAGCAGCCTGGCGCGCTTGCCGAAACCGCAGAACGTCGAATTCTTCGATACTGCCGAACAGGCGCAGGCAGCGGGTTATCGCCCGAGCAAACGGGCGGCGAAGGATCAAAGCGCTGTGGCCGCCCAGCATGCCGCGACCGTGGCGGCTGCTTGCCGTCAGATCGAATCCGCCGAGAACTTGCCGGCGCTGGGTGAACTGGCCGAGGCGGCGGGCCTCAGCAGCTTTCACTTCCATCGTGTGTTCAAAGCCGTCACTGGCCTGACGCCCAAGGGCTACGCCAGCGCACACCGCTCACGCAAGGTTCGCGAGCGCTTGAGCGTCGGCGGTTCGGTGACCGACGCGCTGTATGGCGCGGGTTTCAATTCGAACAGCCGATTCTACGAGGCGGCCGATCAGCTATTGGGCATGAAGCCCGGTGATTACCGCGCCGAAGGCCAGAACAACGACATCCGCTTTGCGGTCGGCCAATGCTCCCTTGGGGCGATCCTGGTAGCACAAAGTGAACGGGGTATCTGCGCGATTCTGTTGGGGGACGATCCACACCAACTGGTGTGCGATCTGCAGGACAAGTTTCGTCGCGCGAATCTGATCGGTGCTGATCACGGGTTCGAGCAATTGATCGCCCAAGTCGTCGGCTTTATCGAGGCGCCCGCCATCGGCCTGGACTTGCCTCTGGATGTGCGCGGCACCGCTTTTCAGGAGCGCGTCTGGCAAGCCCTGCGGGAAATTCCTGCCGGCGCCACTGCCAGTTACGCCGATATCGCCCAGCGCATCGGTTCGCCGAAAGCCGTGCGCGCCGTGGCCCAGGCCTGTGGCGCGAACAGCCTGGCCGTGGCAATTCCCTGCCACCGGGTGGTGCGCAGCGACGGCAACCTGTCGGGTTATCGTTGGGGTGTGGAGCGCAAGCGGCAACTGCTGGAGCGGGAAAACCAGCCTTAG
- the alkB gene encoding DNA oxidative demethylase AlkB: MRYEPMNPTTLDLFADSEPEQPPRREQIGEQSYVLRGFALPLIDRLLPALEAVLLAAPFRQMVTPGGFTMSVGLSSCGTLGWTTDRSGYRYTRNDPQTGQPWPAMPEVFFELAQAAAREAGFADFVPDSCLINRYIPGAKMSLHQDKDEGSYAAPIVSVSLGLPAMFLFGGFERSDKSQRVPLFHGDIVVWGGVDRLRYHGVLPIKDGQHPRLGEQRINFTFRSAG, encoded by the coding sequence ATGCGCTATGAACCCATGAACCCGACCACCCTCGATTTGTTCGCCGACAGCGAGCCCGAACAGCCGCCCCGGCGCGAACAGATCGGCGAACAGTCCTACGTGCTCCGGGGCTTTGCCCTGCCCCTGATCGACCGATTGCTACCGGCGCTGGAAGCCGTTCTACTGGCCGCGCCGTTTCGGCAAATGGTCACGCCCGGCGGTTTCACCATGTCGGTGGGCCTGAGCAGTTGCGGCACGCTGGGCTGGACCACGGACCGCAGCGGCTATCGTTACACCCGCAACGATCCGCAAACCGGGCAACCCTGGCCGGCGATGCCCGAGGTGTTTTTCGAGCTGGCGCAAGCGGCGGCGCGGGAAGCAGGATTTGCCGACTTCGTGCCGGATTCCTGCCTGATCAACCGCTATATCCCAGGCGCCAAGATGTCATTGCATCAGGACAAAGACGAAGGTTCCTACGCAGCGCCGATCGTTTCGGTGTCCTTGGGTTTGCCGGCGATGTTTTTGTTTGGCGGCTTCGAACGCAGCGACAAGAGCCAGCGTGTGCCGCTGTTTCATGGGGACATCGTGGTCTGGGGCGGCGTTGATCGCTTGCGTTACCACGGCGTCTTGCCAATCAAGGACGGCCAGCACCCGCGACTGGGCGAACAGCGGATCAATTTCACGTTTCGTAGCGCGGGTTGA